In one window of Streptomyces sp. NBC_01224 DNA:
- a CDS encoding IS701 family transposase — MTPEEMEEVRPRLEAFAAEMLGSLARRDQRAKGELYLRGLMLDGKRKSMQPMAERLGVDHQQLQQFVSSSTWDYAKVRERLARWAAAHISPEAYAIDDVGFPKDGYDSPGVARMYCGALGKRGNCQIGVSVNLVSDRASSAVDWRLFLPEGWDDTKHTEDALLASAIRRRRAKAGIPETARHREKWRLALDMLDEVRGDWELPGLPVVADAGYGDATGFREGLTERGLTYAVAVKATTTAHPGDATPERPPYSGQGRPPVSAYPQPHTTLRVLALAAGQAATRTVTWRQGSKATKHNPRAEMRSQFLALRVRPANRSIRRAADGSLPECWLLVEWPPDSAEPTDYWLSTLPADIPLRELVRIAKIRWRVEHDYRELKDGLGLDHFEGRNYLGWHRHVTLASLAQAFCTLLRLDPKAPAPA; from the coding sequence GTGACTCCTGAGGAGATGGAAGAGGTCCGTCCGCGTCTGGAGGCGTTCGCGGCCGAGATGCTGGGCTCGTTGGCGCGTCGGGACCAGCGGGCCAAGGGTGAGTTGTACCTGCGCGGGCTGATGCTGGACGGCAAGCGCAAGTCGATGCAGCCGATGGCCGAGCGCCTGGGCGTGGACCACCAGCAGCTCCAGCAGTTCGTGTCCTCCTCCACCTGGGACTACGCCAAGGTCCGTGAGCGGCTGGCCCGTTGGGCCGCGGCGCACATCTCGCCCGAGGCGTACGCGATTGACGATGTCGGCTTCCCCAAGGACGGCTACGACTCGCCAGGGGTGGCGCGGATGTACTGCGGCGCGCTGGGCAAGCGGGGCAACTGCCAGATCGGGGTCAGTGTGAACCTGGTCAGCGACCGCGCCTCCTCGGCCGTCGACTGGCGTCTGTTCCTGCCCGAGGGCTGGGACGACACCAAACATACCGAGGACGCGCTGCTGGCTTCGGCGATCCGCCGGCGCCGCGCCAAGGCCGGCATCCCCGAGACTGCTCGCCACCGGGAGAAGTGGCGCCTGGCCCTGGACATGCTCGACGAGGTTCGCGGGGACTGGGAGTTGCCGGGCCTGCCGGTCGTCGCCGATGCCGGATACGGCGACGCCACGGGCTTTCGAGAGGGTCTGACCGAACGAGGCCTGACCTACGCGGTCGCGGTCAAGGCCACCACGACCGCGCACCCGGGCGACGCCACGCCCGAGCGTCCGCCGTACTCCGGGCAGGGCCGCCCTCCCGTGTCCGCCTACCCCCAGCCGCACACCACCCTGCGCGTGCTGGCCCTGGCCGCCGGGCAAGCGGCCACCCGCACCGTTACCTGGCGTCAGGGCAGCAAGGCCACCAAGCACAACCCACGGGCCGAGATGCGCTCGCAATTCCTGGCCCTACGGGTCCGCCCGGCCAACCGGTCCATCCGCCGCGCCGCCGACGGCTCCCTGCCCGAATGCTGGCTGCTCGTCGAGTGGCCTCCCGACTCTGCCGAGCCCACCGACTACTGGCTCTCGACGCTGCCCGCCGACATCCCACTGCGCGAGCTGGTGCGAATCGCCAAGATCCGCTGGAGAGTTGAACACGACTACCGCGAGCTCAAGGACGGCCTCGGCCTGGACCACTTCGAGGGCCGCAACTACCTCGGCTGGCACCGCCACGTCACCCTCGCCTCCCTCGCCCAGGCCTTCTGCACCCTGCTCAGACTCGACCCAAAAGCCCCTGCGCCGGCCTGA
- a CDS encoding class I SAM-dependent methyltransferase: MVFSPTRTSPARRTPARRLADRQLFFAETFRTFRTTGAVTPSGRHLAAALAAPLAHRTGQPRAVLEVGAGTGAVSRVLADLLGPEDTLDLVEGNPRFARLLAADLRADPRLAVHRERIALIAGPVAELDPQARYDVIVSGLPFANFHPREVSDLLTGYLTALKPGGHLTYFGYRGTARLRALLGTSRSLARHSGVAHVLDTFQQTHAADCRTVWGNLPPARVWHLRAPHRDTSSASLKDSVA, encoded by the coding sequence ATGGTCTTCTCCCCGACACGCACATCCCCCGCCCGGCGGACCCCGGCACGACGCCTCGCCGACCGCCAGCTGTTCTTCGCCGAGACGTTCCGGACCTTCCGTACGACCGGGGCGGTAACCCCAAGCGGCCGTCACCTCGCCGCGGCGCTCGCCGCGCCGCTGGCGCACCGCACCGGGCAGCCGCGCGCCGTACTGGAGGTCGGTGCCGGAACCGGCGCGGTCTCCCGAGTGCTGGCGGACCTGCTCGGCCCCGAGGACACCCTGGACCTCGTCGAGGGCAACCCCCGCTTCGCTCGCCTGCTCGCCGCGGACCTGCGCGCCGACCCCCGGCTGGCCGTCCACCGGGAACGCATCGCACTGATCGCAGGACCGGTGGCAGAGCTCGACCCCCAGGCGCGCTACGACGTGATTGTCTCCGGGCTGCCGTTCGCCAACTTCCACCCCCGCGAGGTGTCCGATCTACTCACCGGCTACCTGACCGCACTCAAGCCCGGCGGCCACCTGACGTACTTCGGCTACCGCGGCACTGCCCGCCTCCGCGCACTGCTGGGAACTTCCCGGAGCCTGGCCCGGCACAGCGGAGTCGCCCACGTGCTCGATACCTTCCAACAGACCCACGCCGCCGACTGCCGCACCGTATGGGGCAACCTCCCCCCGGCGCGCGTCTGGCACCTGCGCGCCCCCCACAGGGACACCTCATCCGCTTCCCTGAAGGACTCCGTTGCCTAA
- a CDS encoding GNAT family N-acetyltransferase: MERPRQIIECGDFVLRRWRGQSDFAPAFKLIEESLDHLRPWEPWVARHSEKSTRDFLANSESKWAIGDVYNYAIAKDSTLIGMCQSYRGAEPQGRRMGYWLHPAATGQGIATRATAAMVTEMFTLPDVEYLEIAHDLANTSSAAIPRRLGFTEVLREQVAPPAVPSGSGIDVVWRLNRPTPPDIGTPCP; encoded by the coding sequence ATGGAGCGACCGAGGCAGATCATCGAGTGCGGAGACTTCGTCCTGCGACGCTGGCGGGGGCAGAGCGACTTCGCTCCGGCATTCAAGTTGATCGAGGAGTCTCTGGACCACTTGCGCCCCTGGGAGCCGTGGGTCGCCCGTCACAGCGAGAAGAGCACCCGAGACTTCCTCGCGAACTCCGAGTCGAAGTGGGCAATCGGTGACGTGTACAACTACGCCATCGCCAAAGACAGCACTCTCATTGGCATGTGCCAGTCCTACCGCGGGGCCGAACCTCAGGGCCGGCGCATGGGGTACTGGCTGCACCCTGCCGCCACAGGCCAGGGCATCGCCACGAGAGCGACGGCTGCCATGGTCACCGAGATGTTCACCCTGCCGGACGTGGAGTACCTGGAAATCGCGCACGACCTGGCCAACACCTCCAGCGCCGCTATACCACGCCGATTGGGCTTCACCGAAGTCCTGCGTGAACAGGTAGCGCCGCCCGCAGTTCCCTCAGGCAGTGGGATCGACGTGGTCTGGCGGCTGAACCGCCCTACGCCGCCCGATATCGGCACTCCCTGCCCCTGA
- a CDS encoding ATP-binding protein, which yields MSAEAQAANSRAQAAEGRARTEVQNRQTAESRTKELNTREAELLDEVRHLASARLPAVALHLISSHHPVPGLLHKSLAGSEAAQLLDALPEAVSGIVLKERRRIDAAARAALRGATQESQALSYRLQTNIVGLQHEFSAPPSLTRSLLESDHLNEQNLRLTQRAAIVCGGWPGHVRKDTYVSEVVSGASSRLRGFDRINIVSRLGLSNIGVVGRAAEPVAVVCAELMANALEHSRDDLMVDVGLIQTGNGSVCITIDDAGKGMTSEALARGRSLISGEQQEVMLLELGDPPSMGFAAIGRLVADYGLHVSIDTSSPYGGVRAVVSVPENLLTSIDENATPPSVMAPQPAVAPQAHKRPATADSPAHSPAPTAAAELPQRRRRFSATATNDDAAAAAPRPLDPENTGAIWSDFQSGLTSGRSATDSE from the coding sequence TTGTCCGCGGAGGCGCAGGCCGCCAATTCCCGTGCGCAGGCTGCCGAGGGCCGCGCCCGAACCGAGGTGCAGAACAGGCAGACCGCAGAGTCCCGCACGAAGGAACTCAATACCCGCGAGGCGGAGCTTCTCGACGAAGTGCGTCACCTCGCCTCTGCGCGACTTCCCGCTGTCGCACTGCACCTGATCAGCTCTCATCACCCCGTCCCCGGACTGCTGCACAAGAGTCTCGCGGGGTCCGAGGCTGCACAGCTCCTCGACGCCCTGCCCGAAGCTGTTTCTGGCATCGTCCTCAAGGAGAGGCGCCGCATCGACGCCGCTGCTCGGGCTGCCCTGCGCGGTGCAACTCAGGAGTCCCAGGCACTTTCCTACCGTCTGCAGACGAATATCGTGGGTCTACAGCACGAGTTCAGCGCGCCGCCCAGCCTGACGCGGAGCCTGCTTGAGTCCGACCACCTCAATGAGCAGAACCTGCGCCTCACGCAGAGAGCCGCCATCGTGTGCGGAGGCTGGCCGGGTCACGTCCGCAAGGACACTTACGTGAGCGAGGTCGTCAGTGGTGCCTCCTCACGACTGCGCGGCTTCGACCGCATCAACATCGTTTCTCGGCTGGGCCTTTCCAACATCGGCGTGGTCGGGCGCGCGGCCGAGCCTGTTGCTGTGGTCTGCGCCGAGCTGATGGCCAACGCACTGGAGCACTCCCGTGACGACCTCATGGTGGACGTCGGCCTGATCCAGACCGGCAACGGCAGTGTGTGCATCACGATCGACGACGCCGGCAAGGGCATGACCTCAGAAGCGCTCGCCCGCGGCCGAAGTCTGATATCGGGTGAACAGCAGGAGGTGATGCTCCTCGAGCTCGGCGACCCGCCGTCCATGGGCTTCGCCGCCATCGGCCGTCTCGTCGCCGACTACGGCCTCCACGTCTCCATCGACACTTCCTCTCCCTATGGCGGGGTGCGCGCTGTGGTGTCCGTTCCCGAGAACTTGCTGACCTCGATCGACGAAAACGCCACACCTCCGTCGGTCATGGCTCCCCAACCCGCCGTGGCACCCCAGGCCCACAAGCGGCCCGCCACTGCCGACTCGCCCGCGCACTCGCCCGCGCCGACCGCCGCAGCGGAGCTGCCGCAGCGCCGCCGCCGTTTCTCAGCGACCGCCACCAATGATGACGCCGCCGCAGCAGCGCCCCGCCCCTTGGACCCGGAAAACACCGGTGCCATCTGGAGCGATTTCCAAAGTGGCCTCACCAGCGGCCGGTCCGCCACCGATTCGGAGTAA
- a CDS encoding roadblock/LC7 domain-containing protein has product MPEAHEETGPSAWVLKPITEIRGVRHALTMTLDGMVQVTSENLTKDEADGIGAMTAALHSASRAATNAVLGAPPSTPLTTVTSHNDRGTYMVMPVGEGTNTLIAAAGDEDMPMGVVAATMARQAMKLGEQIMSVPARTSDGTS; this is encoded by the coding sequence ATGCCTGAAGCCCACGAAGAGACCGGCCCGTCCGCCTGGGTCCTGAAGCCCATCACCGAAATCCGTGGCGTCCGGCACGCCCTGACCATGACTCTCGACGGGATGGTCCAGGTCACCTCCGAGAACCTCACCAAGGACGAGGCAGACGGCATAGGTGCGATGACTGCCGCGCTGCACTCCGCCTCTCGCGCCGCCACCAACGCCGTTTTGGGAGCCCCTCCAAGCACTCCACTCACGACCGTCACCTCACACAACGATCGGGGTACCTACATGGTCATGCCGGTCGGCGAAGGAACCAACACCCTGATCGCGGCAGCGGGCGATGAGGACATGCCCATGGGGGTGGTCGCGGCCACCATGGCCCGCCAGGCAATGAAACTCGGGGAACAGATCATGTCCGTTCCCGCCCGTACCAGCGACGGGACGTCATGA
- a CDS encoding DUF742 domain-containing protein, which translates to MSRGQEQRRLLPAYLATGTSPGTGLSGTLDSLAALRASGLPLARYHTAVHQRVIELLTDGSLSVVELAGYLGLPVSVTLVLAEQLVTDGQLKASVPIPDALRASNDGRPSKEVLEEVLSGLHALLAA; encoded by the coding sequence ATGAGCCGCGGCCAGGAACAGCGACGGCTGCTGCCGGCCTACCTTGCGACCGGAACCAGCCCCGGCACCGGCCTCTCGGGCACCCTCGATTCGCTGGCCGCTCTGCGTGCCAGTGGTCTGCCCCTCGCCAGGTACCACACGGCGGTGCACCAGCGCGTGATCGAGCTGCTTACCGACGGATCTCTCAGCGTCGTCGAACTGGCCGGCTATCTCGGCCTCCCGGTCAGCGTGACTCTGGTGCTCGCCGAACAACTTGTCACTGACGGTCAGTTAAAAGCCAGCGTCCCGATTCCGGACGCTCTCCGCGCGTCGAACGATGGCCGACCGTCGAAAGAAGTTCTGGAAGAGGTTCTGAGTGGACTCCACGCTCTCCTTGCCGCCTAG
- a CDS encoding GTP-binding protein, with protein sequence MDSTLSLPPSSPPVYLPEGEHRRIKILVAGPLGIGKTTVVKSLSQIPTLHTDEVMTNAAVATDDLSHDVLRDKTTTTVAIDFGRLTLPGDKIVLYLYGTPGQRRFLPLWEGIAFGALGALVLVDTRRLKDSWEVMELIEERGLPYAVAVNVFPDSPKYDLALIRSKLDLAPETPLVTCDAREKNSGLHALIQLTAHSISVAGVEAS encoded by the coding sequence GTGGACTCCACGCTCTCCTTGCCGCCTAGCTCGCCTCCCGTCTACCTGCCTGAGGGAGAACACCGAAGGATCAAGATCCTCGTTGCCGGCCCGCTCGGTATCGGCAAGACGACCGTAGTCAAGTCGCTGTCGCAGATTCCGACACTGCACACCGACGAGGTCATGACGAACGCGGCGGTCGCTACCGATGACCTCAGTCACGATGTCCTGCGTGACAAAACCACCACCACGGTCGCCATCGACTTCGGCCGTCTGACTCTGCCAGGCGACAAGATCGTTCTGTACCTGTACGGAACTCCCGGGCAGCGCCGCTTCCTTCCTCTGTGGGAAGGCATCGCGTTCGGAGCACTTGGTGCCCTCGTCCTGGTCGACACCCGGCGGCTCAAGGACTCCTGGGAAGTGATGGAACTCATCGAGGAGCGCGGTTTGCCGTACGCCGTCGCTGTCAATGTCTTCCCTGACTCACCCAAATACGACTTGGCGCTCATCCGTTCGAAGCTCGACCTCGCCCCAGAGACCCCACTGGTCACCTGTGACGCACGGGAGAAGAACAGCGGCCTCCACGCCCTCATCCAACTGACCGCCCATTCCATATCCGTTGCCGGAGTCGAAGCCTCGTGA